A stretch of the Musa acuminata AAA Group cultivar baxijiao chromosome BXJ2-7, Cavendish_Baxijiao_AAA, whole genome shotgun sequence genome encodes the following:
- the LOC135616317 gene encoding probable WRKY transcription factor 70, translating to MKGGNSPHAEAAALSPCGRRAAIQDISRAHELTSQLQAVLLHLPAGSWSQLGQDMAKQILQLTTSALSTLQFCGCGASDDGGTSNCSGELSKSSEGRDGPHGRQTRRKNKTATKVKTTVPYEDGYQWRKYGQKTINNAMYPRCYYKCTYRDEQGCPATKTVQQQDSYADPPTFMVEYSMKHTCKTPQTIFPVLMVESSPQKASLHGSDSTGSSDLQDLHLSPPSSVVTHSESHDKCSSRNEQEQPCQHEGLITVNTLDELDMESMDLFMGNFDGWFYVE from the exons ATGAAGGGGGGGAACTCACCGCATGCCGAAGCCGCAGCGCTGTCGCCATGTGGCCGTCGCGCGGCGATCCAAGACATCAGTCGAGCGCATGAACTCACGAGCCAACTGCAAGCTGTTCTCCTGCACTTGCCTGCTGGTAGCTGGTCGCAGCTGGGACAAGACATGGCGAAGCAGATACTGCAGCTCACCACCTCCGCTCTCTCCACCCTCCAATTCTGCGGCTGTGGGGCATCCGACGACGGCGGAACTAGCAATTGTTCCGGCGAACTGAGCAAGAGCTCGGAGGGAAGGGATGGGCCTCATGGCCGTCAGACAAG GAGGAAGAACAAAACAGCGACCAAGGTTAAGACGACTGTGCCCTATGAGGATGGCTATCAATGGAGGAAGTATGGGCAGAAAACTATCAACAATGCAATGTATCCGAG GTGCTACTACAAGTGCACTTACAGGGACGAGCAAGGATGCCCGGCGACGAAGACAGTGCAGCAACAGGATAGCTATGCCGACCCACCCACTTTCATGGTGGAGTACAGCATGAAACACACCTGCAAAACCCCCCAGACCATTTTCCCCGTACTGATGGTGGAATCCTCTCCACAGAAAGCCTCCCTCCATGGCAGCGATTCCACCGGGTCATCGGACTTGCAGGACCTGCACCTTTCTCCTCCCTCGTCGGTCGTCACCCATAGCGAGAGCCACGACAAGTGCTCGTCACGCAATGAACAAGAACAGCCATGTCAACACGAAGGCTTGATCACAGTAAACACGCTTGACGAATTGGATATGGAGTCGATGGATCTGTTCATGGGAAACTTTGATGGATGGTTCTACGTTGAATGA
- the LOC135617734 gene encoding transcription factor WRKY45-2-like → MGSKEEGDRWQMKLKEELIKAQQLATRLMEVLQSGPGEESLVDQVLSAVSKALVILDAEGKAAAPLGDEHGTEISGLKKKKILFPRRVGYRRRAHPYKCRTILAVTNEDGYAWRKYGQKDIHGAAHPRSYYRCIHKHDRGCQATRQVQKTEDDASVFSITYMGEHTCADAATLPVQVPPCVISFESNTAGQGVPSLKQECDEEAVSSHSPADDSSSVFPDFSAFMVNAAAAADQYDVTSVFRSSTSSLDMEFDPETFNFDGVFSQGNEYIS, encoded by the exons ATGGGCTCGAAGGAGGAAGGAGACCGGTGGCAGATGAAGCTGAAGGAAGAACTGATCAAAGCGCAGCAGTTGGCGACTCGCCTGATGGAGGTGCTGCAATCGGGTCCCGGCGAAGAATCGCTAGTCGACCAGGTTCTGAGCGCCGTCTCCAAAGCTCTCGTTATCCTGGACGCCGAGGGTAAAGCTGCGGCGCCACTTGGTGATGAGCACGGAACCGAAATCTCTggcctgaagaagaagaagatcctaTTTCCTCGAAGAGTCGGATACAGAAGGAG AGCACATCCATACAAATGCAGAACCATCTTGGCCGTGACGAACGAAGATGGCTATGCGTGGCGGAAGTACGGGCAGAAGGACATCCATGGTGCTGCTCATCCAAG AAGCTACTACCGCTGCATCCACAAGCACGACCGGGGGTGTCAGGCCACCAGGCAAGTCCAGAAGACGGAGGACGACGCCTCTGTCTTCTCCATCACCTACATGGGAGAACACACCTGCGCGGACGCGGCCACGCTGCCGGTGCAAGTACCACCCTGCGTCATCAGTTTCGAATCGAACACCGCCGGCCAAGGAGTTCCTTCGCTGAAGCAGGAGTGCGACGAGGAAGCGGTGAGCAGTCACTCACCAGCCGACGATTCTTCCTCGGTGTTCCCGGACTTCTCCGCGTTCATGGTGAACGCTGCTGCGGCCGCGGACCAGTACGACGTCACGTCGGTCTTCAGGTCTTCCACCAGCAGCTTGGACATGGAGTTCGATCCGGAGACGTTCAACTTCGACGGCGTGTTTAGCCAGGGCAATGAGTACATCAGTTAA